From Chryseobacterium shandongense, the proteins below share one genomic window:
- a CDS encoding DegT/DnrJ/EryC1/StrS family aminotransferase, protein MIPVTQPFLPPQEEYKKYLTGIWKRNWLTNMGPLASQLEMELKEHLNINHLLFVTNGTVAIQMAIKALDLQGEIITTPFSFVATTSSIVWENCTPVFVDIDPKSLNIAASKIESAITEKTSAILATHVYGNPCDVETIEKIAKKYNMKVIYDAAHAFGVEVNGKSVFEYGDISTCSLHATKLYHSVEGGLITTKDPDLLKKLAIMRNFGISGFDSFSGLGINGKNSEFHAAMGLANLKYIHEIHEKRKALASLYDKKLVGLKAEKPVWHPQSEDNFAYYPIILESEELLLKLKRQMDTLEIFTRRYFYPSLASSLPYLPKVEMPVTDDIAKRVMCLPFYYDLTFEEVELISRLMLRIQNN, encoded by the coding sequence ATGATTCCCGTAACACAACCTTTCTTGCCTCCTCAGGAAGAATATAAAAAATACTTAACCGGTATCTGGAAAAGAAACTGGCTTACCAACATGGGGCCATTAGCTAGTCAGTTGGAAATGGAACTAAAAGAACACCTGAACATTAATCATCTGTTATTTGTTACCAACGGAACAGTGGCCATACAAATGGCAATAAAAGCTTTGGATTTACAGGGAGAAATTATTACAACCCCATTTTCTTTTGTCGCAACAACCTCATCTATTGTCTGGGAAAACTGCACTCCTGTTTTTGTAGATATTGATCCGAAATCTCTAAATATAGCTGCTTCTAAAATAGAATCGGCAATTACAGAAAAAACATCCGCAATTTTGGCCACTCACGTTTACGGAAATCCATGTGATGTTGAAACAATAGAAAAGATTGCAAAAAAATATAACATGAAAGTAATATATGATGCTGCGCACGCTTTTGGGGTAGAAGTTAATGGAAAATCCGTTTTTGAATATGGTGATATATCGACATGCTCTCTACATGCCACCAAATTATACCATTCTGTAGAGGGAGGTCTGATAACGACAAAAGATCCTGACTTATTAAAAAAACTCGCAATTATGCGCAATTTTGGAATTTCAGGATTTGACAGCTTTTCGGGTTTAGGAATCAATGGAAAGAATTCGGAATTTCATGCTGCTATGGGACTTGCTAATCTAAAATACATTCATGAAATACACGAAAAAAGAAAAGCGCTGGCATCACTTTATGATAAAAAATTAGTTGGATTAAAAGCTGAGAAGCCGGTTTGGCATCCACAGTCTGAGGATAATTTTGCCTATTATCCTATTATTTTAGAAAGTGAGGAATTGCTTCTTAAACTCAAAAGGCAAATGGATACTTTAGAAATTTTTACAAGAAGATATTTTTATCCCAGTTTAGCATCATCACTACCTTATTTACCAAAAGTGGAAATGCCCGTTACGGATGATATTGCCAAAAGAGTTATGTGCCTGCCTTTTTATTATGATCTTACATTTGAAGAGGTGGAACTGATTAGCAGATTAATGTTGAGAATTCAAAACAATTAA
- the rimP gene encoding ribosome assembly cofactor RimP, whose product MEFRKRIEELLNDFLETRKDLFLIDLKISAGDDITVILDGDNGVSLQDCLDASRAIEFNMDREEHDFSLQVMSAGLSEPLASLRQFAKNIGREIEVLLNNSEKIEGELAKADEEKITLILRYRKPKEIGKGKVDVEEEKEIPYSEIKKALVTIKF is encoded by the coding sequence ATGGAATTTAGAAAAAGAATTGAAGAATTATTAAATGATTTTCTGGAAACCAGAAAAGATCTGTTTCTTATCGATCTGAAAATTTCTGCCGGAGATGATATTACCGTGATTTTGGACGGTGATAATGGTGTTTCTCTGCAGGATTGTCTTGATGCAAGCCGTGCAATAGAATTCAATATGGATCGTGAAGAGCATGATTTTAGCCTTCAGGTAATGTCCGCAGGTTTGAGCGAGCCATTGGCGAGTCTCAGACAGTTTGCTAAGAATATTGGAAGAGAGATTGAGGTTTTACTCAATAACTCTGAAAAAATTGAAGGAGAGCTTGCAAAAGCAGACGAAGAAAAGATTACACTAATCCTGCGATACCGCAAACCGAAAGAAATTGGCAAAGGTAAAGTAGATGTGGAGGAAGAGAAGGAAATTCCGTACTCTGAGATTAAAAAAGCATTAGTAACAATTAAATTTTAA
- a CDS encoding dTDP-4-amino-4,6-dideoxyglucose formyltransferase, producing MFNNILVISDNAYLCRKLENILTEKLSPEQRVNFSISPFSDINDFNESIKSEVMILDLKKEIDINFIIEHYDLVLSIHCKQFFPNILVQKIKCINIHPGYNPINRGWYPQVFSIQNNLPVGATIHEIDEELDHGPIIDRDFVKKESYDTSGSLYDKILEKEIDLFNKNIDSILNNTYKTILPENEGNLFLKKDFNKLCKIDLKEETTAGKFIDKLRALSHKNFKNAYYIDPENGEKIFISLTFKRQND from the coding sequence ATGTTTAATAATATTTTAGTTATATCAGACAATGCTTACCTCTGCAGAAAACTAGAAAATATTTTGACAGAGAAATTAAGTCCTGAACAAAGAGTAAATTTTTCAATTAGTCCGTTTTCTGACATTAATGATTTTAATGAATCAATAAAATCAGAAGTAATGATTTTAGATTTAAAAAAGGAAATTGATATTAACTTTATCATAGAGCATTACGATCTCGTTTTATCCATTCATTGCAAACAGTTTTTCCCCAATATCTTAGTTCAAAAAATTAAATGCATCAATATCCACCCTGGTTATAATCCGATAAATAGAGGCTGGTATCCTCAAGTTTTTTCAATTCAAAACAACCTACCAGTAGGAGCTACAATTCATGAAATTGATGAAGAACTGGATCATGGCCCCATCATTGACCGTGATTTTGTGAAAAAAGAATCATATGATACCTCTGGAAGTTTGTATGATAAGATTCTTGAAAAAGAAATAGACCTTTTTAACAAAAATATTGATTCTATTCTAAATAATACGTACAAGACAATTCTACCCGAAAATGAAGGGAATTTATTTCTTAAAAAAGATTTTAATAAACTCTGTAAGATCGATTTAAAGGAAGAAACTACAGCAGGCAAGTTTATTGACAAACTTAGAGCATTATCTCATAAGAATTTTAAAAATGCCTACTATATTGATCCTGAAAATGGAGAAAAAATTTTCATTTCATTAACTTTTAAAAGGCAGAATGATTAA
- the rfbB gene encoding dTDP-glucose 4,6-dehydratase: MKNIIITGGAGFIGSHVVREFVKNNPQTTIINLDALTYAGNLENLKDIENEPNYVFEKADITKPEELRKVFEKYNPDAVVHLAAESHVDRSITDPMAFINTNVNGTANLLNLCKEFWALNPDHTHGRFPDEKRTNLFYHISTDEVYGSLGETGFFLETTPYDPQSPYSASKAASDHLVRAYGNTYGMPFIVSNCSNNYGPNHFPEKLIPLCISNIINEKPLPIYGDGKYTRDWLFVIDHAKAIHQIFNKAKTGETYNIGGFNEWQNIDLVKELIKQMDEKLGRPQGYSEKLITFVKDRPGHDKRYAIDATKLNKDLGWKPSVTFEEGLAKTIDWYLENKEWLENVTSGDYQKYYEKQYH, translated from the coding sequence ATGAAAAATATAATCATTACAGGAGGAGCAGGTTTTATTGGTTCCCACGTTGTAAGAGAATTTGTGAAAAATAATCCGCAAACGACGATTATTAACCTCGATGCGCTCACCTATGCAGGAAATCTTGAAAATTTAAAGGATATTGAAAATGAGCCGAATTACGTTTTCGAGAAGGCAGATATCACAAAACCTGAAGAATTAAGAAAAGTTTTTGAAAAATACAATCCGGATGCTGTTGTACATTTAGCTGCAGAAAGCCATGTAGACAGAAGCATCACGGATCCGATGGCGTTTATCAATACCAATGTAAATGGTACCGCAAATCTTTTAAATTTATGTAAAGAGTTCTGGGCTTTGAATCCTGATCATACCCACGGAAGATTTCCGGATGAAAAAAGAACGAATCTTTTCTATCACATCTCTACCGACGAAGTCTATGGAAGTTTGGGCGAAACCGGATTCTTCTTAGAAACTACTCCATACGATCCGCAGTCTCCATATTCCGCCTCAAAAGCTGCATCCGATCATTTGGTACGAGCCTACGGAAATACGTACGGAATGCCTTTCATTGTATCAAACTGCTCAAATAATTATGGCCCGAATCATTTCCCGGAAAAATTAATTCCTCTTTGTATATCCAATATCATCAATGAAAAACCTTTGCCAATTTATGGTGACGGTAAATATACAAGAGACTGGCTTTTTGTGATTGATCACGCGAAAGCGATCCATCAGATTTTTAATAAGGCTAAAACGGGAGAAACTTACAATATCGGAGGATTCAATGAATGGCAGAATATTGATCTGGTAAAAGAACTTATCAAACAAATGGACGAAAAACTGGGCAGACCGCAAGGCTATTCTGAAAAGCTTATCACATTTGTTAAAGACAGACCCGGACATGATAAAAGGTATGCCATTGATGCAACAAAATTGAATAAAGATCTTGGATGGAAGCCATCGGTAACTTTTGAAGAAGGATTGGCTAAAACCATCGACTGGTATCTTGAAAATAAAGAGTGGCTGGAAAATGTGACAAGCGGAGACTACCAGAAATATTACGAAAAACAATATCATTAA
- a CDS encoding FkbM family methyltransferase → MVKYAGNIDKCVSYYLGNSKGNEYIQSFDIGTENVRIKRIEVKNSGANDSKNLYENQEIELITDINVLSENPERYHLTYVLNNEQTEPLFSLSHYEQFPLKPGDQKIKCTFPAKYFQSGNYYLSLYIIEDRSRADFIESDIFTFIVEDAPREIGAWTGREPGYIRPTAPESEKNNLLNKFYSTLKEINFQPDFIVDIGANTGTWTREALKYFPQSSYLLIEPQERLSAQFSDLLQNPKIKYLPVGVGDKNDVLKFTIVDRDDSCSFIYSEEEAAKMGYKQIEVPIKTLDSIIHENNLNYPDIVKIDAEGLDLEVIDGSSTLFGKTEIFIVEAGIQNKVYKNSLLRLVTKMDDAGYELYDITDLNRPLKIPVLWLVELVFVRKGGKTSQFPLNLQL, encoded by the coding sequence ATGGTAAAATATGCCGGGAATATAGATAAATGTGTAAGCTATTATCTTGGAAATTCTAAAGGAAATGAATATATACAGTCTTTTGACATTGGAACAGAAAATGTGAGAATCAAAAGAATTGAAGTGAAAAATTCCGGTGCCAATGATTCTAAAAATCTATATGAAAATCAGGAAATAGAATTAATAACGGATATTAATGTTTTATCGGAAAATCCTGAAAGGTATCATCTAACTTATGTTTTAAATAACGAACAAACTGAACCCCTTTTTTCTCTTTCTCATTATGAGCAATTTCCGCTAAAACCTGGAGATCAAAAAATAAAATGCACTTTTCCCGCAAAATATTTTCAGTCGGGGAATTATTATTTAAGCTTATATATTATTGAAGATCGTTCGAGAGCAGATTTTATTGAATCTGATATATTCACATTTATTGTTGAAGACGCCCCAAGAGAAATAGGAGCCTGGACAGGGCGTGAGCCGGGATATATTCGTCCGACAGCTCCTGAAAGCGAAAAAAATAACCTGCTCAATAAGTTTTATTCAACACTTAAGGAAATCAACTTTCAACCTGACTTTATTGTTGATATTGGTGCCAACACAGGTACCTGGACAAGGGAAGCCCTGAAATACTTTCCACAATCGTCTTATCTTCTTATAGAACCACAGGAAAGACTTTCTGCACAATTTTCAGACTTGTTGCAAAATCCTAAAATAAAATATTTGCCTGTAGGAGTTGGTGATAAAAATGACGTTTTAAAATTTACAATCGTTGATAGAGATGATAGTTGTTCTTTTATTTATTCTGAAGAAGAAGCAGCTAAAATGGGATATAAGCAAATTGAAGTCCCCATTAAAACTCTTGATTCTATTATTCACGAAAATAATCTAAACTATCCTGACATTGTAAAGATAGACGCTGAAGGGCTTGATCTTGAAGTGATTGACGGATCATCAACTTTATTTGGAAAAACAGAAATTTTTATTGTAGAAGCAGGCATCCAGAATAAAGTTTACAAAAACTCCCTGCTGAGACTTGTTACTAAAATGGATGATGCGGGATATGAACTGTATGATATCACAGATTTAAATAGGCCATTAAAGATTCCTGTTTTGTGGCTTGTAGAGCTTGTTTTTGTTAGAAAAGGAGGAAAAACCTCACAATTCCCATTAAATCTACAGCTATGA
- the nusA gene encoding transcription termination factor NusA, with the protein MDNIALIESFGDFKDEKGISKIDLMAIIEDSLKTLLRKRYDSDDHFDVIVNPDKGDFQIFLNKTIVEDEMSEDDDLEIEISEAKKIDPTFEVGEDFTMEIPVAQLGRRNILTLKQILATKLQEHNNAMLYEQFKDRIGEIVVGEIHHIRHKHVILLDDEGNEFILPKENQIPSDFFKKGENIRAIVETVDFKGSKPQIIISRTAPKFLEKLLELEIPEIQDGTIMLKKVVRIPGEKAKIAVDAYDDRIDPVGACVGVKGSRIHGVVRELRNENIDVIQWSKNPEILVKRALGNVTINKIDINEEQEYALVYTPVEEISKVIGKQGQNIRLASWLTGYEIDVHRESSEDDDVELKEFNDDIEQWILDEFKKVGLTTAKSVLDKETESLLNMVDLEEETIEEVKRILREEFED; encoded by the coding sequence ATGGACAATATAGCGTTGATTGAATCCTTTGGTGATTTTAAAGACGAAAAGGGGATCAGTAAGATTGATCTTATGGCAATTATTGAAGATTCACTGAAAACTCTTTTAAGAAAGAGATACGATTCTGATGATCACTTTGATGTGATTGTAAATCCTGATAAAGGAGATTTTCAAATCTTTTTAAATAAAACCATTGTGGAAGACGAAATGTCTGAAGATGATGATCTTGAAATAGAAATTTCCGAAGCTAAAAAAATCGACCCCACCTTTGAGGTAGGCGAAGATTTTACCATGGAAATTCCTGTTGCACAGCTTGGAAGAAGAAATATTCTTACCCTGAAGCAGATTTTGGCTACGAAATTGCAGGAGCACAACAATGCTATGTTGTATGAGCAGTTTAAAGACAGAATCGGAGAGATTGTTGTAGGAGAGATTCACCATATCCGTCACAAGCACGTAATTCTGCTTGATGATGAAGGGAATGAATTTATTCTTCCTAAAGAAAATCAGATCCCGTCGGATTTCTTTAAAAAAGGAGAAAACATCAGAGCTATTGTAGAAACAGTAGATTTCAAAGGTTCAAAACCGCAGATTATTATTTCCAGAACTGCACCTAAATTCCTTGAGAAATTATTAGAGCTGGAAATCCCTGAAATCCAGGACGGAACCATTATGTTGAAAAAAGTAGTGAGAATTCCTGGTGAAAAGGCAAAAATTGCAGTAGATGCTTACGACGACAGAATCGATCCGGTAGGAGCTTGTGTAGGGGTGAAAGGATCAAGAATTCACGGCGTGGTAAGAGAATTGAGAAATGAAAACATCGATGTGATCCAGTGGTCGAAAAACCCTGAGATTTTGGTGAAAAGAGCTTTAGGAAATGTTACCATCAATAAAATTGATATTAACGAAGAACAGGAATACGCATTGGTGTATACTCCGGTTGAAGAGATTTCCAAAGTAATCGGAAAACAAGGCCAGAATATCAGACTTGCTTCTTGGTTGACAGGTTATGAGATCGATGTACACAGAGAGTCCAGCGAAGATGATGATGTTGAACTAAAAGAATTCAATGATGATATCGAACAATGGATTTTGGATGAATTTAAGAAAGTAGGTCTTACTACGGCAAAATCGGTTTTGGATAAAGAAACTGAGAGTTTATTGAATATGGTAGATCTTGAAGAGGAAACCATTGAAGAAGTGAAGCGTATTCTGAGAGAAGAATTTGAAGATTAA
- a CDS encoding glycosyltransferase family 2 protein, whose translation MNAKKNFLVSVAMPNYGQDQFISQAILGVLSQKAEFEIELIVANDCSPDNTEAIVQEIIQNHPNGSWIKYTRHAENKGAIPNFAWSISQAKGKYIAICEGDDYWTDPFKIQKQIDFLENNEEYSIIFHKVKEINTSGDEADAILKSPDEEQTYNLKHLAAGNFIHTPSVVFRKNFDELPSWIIYSPLGDYPLHMLNAQYGLIKYLPEEMAAYRVGNGIWSSQSRVHQIVNTMFTVKLLTLHFFHKKEIYHLLSIRYKHLFESLTKHLDKPISPETAAYRLSFKKLFIIIIKKIKHLIK comes from the coding sequence ATGAATGCGAAAAAAAATTTTTTGGTAAGTGTTGCAATGCCCAACTATGGCCAAGATCAATTTATTTCTCAGGCCATTTTAGGTGTGCTGTCTCAAAAAGCAGAGTTTGAGATAGAACTAATTGTTGCCAATGATTGTTCTCCTGATAACACCGAGGCGATTGTCCAGGAAATCATTCAGAATCACCCGAATGGATCATGGATAAAATATACAAGACATGCAGAAAATAAAGGTGCCATTCCCAACTTTGCTTGGTCAATCTCTCAAGCAAAAGGAAAATATATAGCCATTTGTGAAGGCGACGACTATTGGACAGATCCTTTCAAAATTCAGAAACAAATTGATTTTTTAGAAAATAATGAGGAATACAGCATTATATTTCATAAAGTAAAAGAAATAAATACATCCGGAGATGAAGCAGACGCTATTCTTAAAAGTCCTGATGAAGAGCAAACGTATAATTTGAAACATCTGGCTGCCGGAAACTTTATACATACGCCATCAGTTGTATTTAGGAAAAATTTTGATGAATTACCATCCTGGATTATATATTCACCCTTAGGAGATTATCCATTACATATGCTCAATGCACAATATGGTCTTATAAAATATCTGCCGGAAGAAATGGCCGCATATCGTGTTGGAAACGGAATCTGGAGCAGCCAAAGCCGAGTTCATCAGATCGTAAATACCATGTTTACCGTTAAACTTTTAACCTTACATTTTTTTCATAAAAAAGAAATTTATCATCTTCTTTCTATTCGATATAAGCATTTATTTGAAAGTCTGACAAAACACCTCGACAAACCAATATCTCCGGAAACGGCAGCCTATCGTCTGTCTTTTAAAAAGCTGTTTATAATTATTATCAAAAAAATAAAACATCTTATTAAATAA
- the rfbA gene encoding glucose-1-phosphate thymidylyltransferase RfbA produces MKGIILAGGSGTRLYPLTIAVSKQLMPIYDKPMIYYPLSTLLLAGIKDILIITTPHDQEGFIKLLGDGSQIGCNIQYVVQPSPDGLAQAFILGDKFIGDDSAALVLGDNIFYGSEMGTLLKNKTNPDGGVVFAYHVSDPERYGVVEFDDDFKAVSIEEKPLKPKSNYAVPGLYFYDNEVVEIAKNIQPSARGELEITDVNNVYLQKGKLEVGVLDRGTAWLDTGTFESLNDASEFVRVIEKRQGFKIGCIEEIAFRNKFINEEKLLETAAKYGKSGYGEYLKQLVIK; encoded by the coding sequence ATGAAAGGAATTATTTTAGCCGGAGGATCAGGGACAAGACTTTATCCTCTTACGATCGCAGTTAGCAAACAGCTGATGCCAATTTATGATAAACCCATGATCTATTATCCGCTCTCAACTTTATTATTGGCGGGAATAAAGGATATTTTGATCATTACGACTCCTCATGACCAGGAGGGTTTTATCAAACTTTTGGGTGACGGCTCACAAATAGGCTGTAACATCCAATATGTAGTACAGCCAAGTCCGGACGGACTGGCACAGGCATTTATTCTCGGTGACAAGTTTATCGGCGATGATTCCGCCGCATTGGTTTTAGGAGATAATATTTTCTACGGTTCCGAGATGGGGACTTTGCTTAAAAATAAAACCAATCCTGATGGCGGAGTTGTTTTCGCGTATCATGTTTCAGATCCTGAAAGATATGGAGTGGTAGAATTCGATGATGATTTCAAAGCGGTTTCCATTGAAGAAAAACCCCTGAAACCGAAATCCAATTATGCTGTTCCAGGATTGTATTTTTATGATAACGAAGTCGTTGAAATTGCAAAAAACATTCAGCCCTCTGCAAGAGGCGAGCTTGAAATCACAGATGTGAATAATGTATACCTTCAAAAAGGAAAACTTGAAGTAGGTGTGTTAGACAGGGGTACTGCATGGCTTGATACCGGAACTTTCGAATCTCTTAATGATGCATCGGAATTTGTAAGGGTAATTGAAAAAAGACAAGGATTCAAGATCGGATGTATTGAAGAAATAGCATTTAGAAATAAATTCATCAATGAAGAAAAGCTTTTGGAAACGGCTGCAAAATACGGAAAGAGCGGATATGGCGAATACCTTAAACAACTGGTTATCAAATAG
- a CDS encoding ABC transporter permease, which yields MNEPQTKWTEIIEARHSLLDLKLKEVWNYKDLVYMFVKRDFISSFKQTILGPIWFFINPILTTITFLIVFGKIAGLSTDSAPALLFYLSGVTLWNYFSSCLIGTSSTFVGNAGIFGKVYFPRLVTPISIVISNLMRFGVQFLLFLMVWIYYLFKGEIQPNIWIVATPFLIVLMAFFALGTGMIFSSLTTKYKDLSMLLVFGVNLYMYATPVIYPTSSLPVFFKKLAFYNPLTGIFECFKYAWLGVGDFSPVMLIVSSFIILLLLIAGTLIFNKVEKTFMDTV from the coding sequence ATGAATGAACCACAAACAAAGTGGACCGAAATAATTGAAGCTCGGCATTCTTTGCTCGACTTAAAATTAAAAGAGGTATGGAATTACAAAGATCTCGTTTACATGTTTGTAAAAAGAGATTTCATATCCAGTTTTAAGCAGACAATTTTAGGTCCCATCTGGTTTTTTATAAACCCAATCTTAACCACGATTACTTTCCTTATTGTTTTTGGCAAAATAGCAGGATTATCTACAGACAGTGCTCCGGCATTGTTATTTTATCTTTCCGGAGTTACACTCTGGAATTATTTTTCATCCTGTCTCATTGGCACTTCTTCCACATTCGTAGGAAACGCCGGCATTTTCGGAAAAGTATATTTTCCCAGACTGGTAACGCCAATATCCATTGTTATTTCCAATCTCATGCGCTTCGGGGTACAATTCCTTTTATTCCTGATGGTATGGATCTATTACCTTTTCAAAGGAGAAATTCAGCCGAATATATGGATCGTTGCAACGCCCTTCCTTATTGTTCTCATGGCTTTCTTTGCATTAGGAACAGGAATGATATTTTCTTCTCTTACTACGAAGTACAAAGACCTCAGCATGCTTTTGGTATTTGGAGTAAACCTTTACATGTATGCAACTCCGGTTATTTATCCCACATCATCTCTCCCGGTTTTTTTTAAAAAGCTGGCTTTCTATAATCCATTGACAGGGATTTTTGAGTGTTTTAAATATGCATGGCTGGGAGTTGGAGATTTCTCACCTGTCATGCTTATCGTAAGTTCATTTATTATTCTCTTACTTCTGATTGCAGGAACCCTTATATTCAATAAGGTGGAGAAAACTTTTATGGACACTGTTTAA
- a CDS encoding UDP-glucose dehydrogenase family protein, which yields MNITIVGTGYVGLVTGTTLAELGNSVYCVDIDEKKVEGMKNGVVPIYEPNLEEMFLRNIQSERLFFTTDLKEALDKSEVIYLALPTPPGEDGSADLSYVLKVASDIGDMMTNYKVIVNKSTVPVGTADKVREVIESKTQIPFDVVSNPEFLREGFAVEDSMNPSRVVVGSSSEKAKDIMAKIYQPFTNTGIPIIFMDEKSSELTKYAANSFLAVKITFMNEIANYCEKVGADVDKVRLGMGSDDRIGHRFLFPGIGYGGSCFPKDVKALIKSGKNEEFDFQILEATEKVNAAQKVILVGEIEKYFGGNIEGKTIAMWGLAFKANTDDIREASSLDNISILLEKGAKIVAYDSVAENNVRKLLGDKIQFAKTMYEAIENADALFIATEWPEFKNPNFELMAKKMKNKAVFDGRNMYPLEIPEQNGFYYKSIGRKTIQ from the coding sequence TTGAATATTACTATTGTAGGAACAGGTTATGTAGGATTAGTCACAGGAACGACTTTAGCAGAACTTGGAAATTCAGTATACTGTGTAGATATTGATGAAAAAAAAGTTGAGGGAATGAAAAACGGCGTAGTTCCCATTTATGAGCCGAATCTTGAGGAGATGTTCTTAAGAAATATCCAATCCGAAAGATTATTTTTCACAACCGATTTAAAAGAAGCATTAGACAAAAGCGAAGTGATATACCTTGCTTTGCCAACTCCACCGGGAGAAGACGGATCTGCAGACCTATCTTATGTTCTTAAGGTAGCTTCGGATATCGGGGATATGATGACCAATTATAAAGTCATTGTCAACAAAAGTACCGTTCCTGTTGGTACAGCCGATAAAGTAAGAGAGGTAATTGAATCGAAAACACAAATTCCTTTTGATGTGGTTTCCAATCCGGAATTCCTGAGAGAAGGTTTCGCTGTTGAAGATTCCATGAACCCTTCAAGAGTGGTGGTAGGCTCCAGCTCGGAAAAAGCAAAGGACATTATGGCGAAGATTTATCAGCCTTTTACCAATACGGGAATTCCTATTATATTTATGGATGAAAAATCTTCCGAACTTACAAAGTATGCCGCCAATTCATTTCTTGCCGTAAAAATTACGTTCATGAACGAGATTGCTAACTATTGTGAAAAAGTAGGGGCCGATGTCGACAAAGTTCGTCTGGGAATGGGAAGTGATGACAGGATTGGGCACAGATTCCTGTTTCCGGGAATAGGATATGGCGGAAGCTGTTTTCCTAAAGATGTAAAGGCTTTGATAAAATCAGGTAAAAATGAAGAATTTGATTTTCAAATCCTTGAAGCAACGGAAAAAGTGAATGCCGCCCAGAAAGTAATTCTTGTAGGAGAAATTGAAAAATATTTCGGCGGGAATATCGAAGGAAAAACAATTGCGATGTGGGGACTGGCTTTTAAGGCGAATACTGATGACATCCGCGAGGCTTCTTCGCTTGATAATATTTCTATTTTACTTGAGAAGGGCGCAAAAATCGTTGCATATGATTCCGTTGCGGAAAATAATGTCAGAAAACTTCTGGGAGATAAAATTCAGTTTGCCAAAACCATGTATGAGGCTATTGAAAACGCAGATGCTTTATTTATTGCAACCGAATGGCCTGAATTTAAAAACCCTAATTTTGAACTGATGGCTAAAAAAATGAAAAACAAAGCTGTTTTTGACGGAAGAAATATGTATCCTCTGGAAATTCCGGAGCAGAATGGATTCTATTATAAGAGTATTGGACGTAAAACCATTCAGTAA